In Mytilus trossulus isolate FHL-02 chromosome 6, PNRI_Mtr1.1.1.hap1, whole genome shotgun sequence, a single window of DNA contains:
- the LOC134721649 gene encoding uncharacterized protein LOC134721649, protein MDELEDTSVAFKPRRQVTSNISAGSASEDGDYKALNEKRKLLARNRQSFDITIIEDSETTTKNAPQTPILTRKSSILDTQYEDFRNKLFHSVSTGNVGDVTQSLTSLPAAVSVADVYLLEPVTDKNILHVALENKQSAMAKHIIENCTVDLLKQRYKGEKDYKTALHLITEINEFGLAKLLLEKLRTKNAKIDAIKAETTVEVVGQRPRSLSSFHLAAFLGLTGLVRLYVETGIDINFRNSKRDTALLWASRWGHLETVSYLLDLKADCMLENDKNSTALHWAVRYEHIDVVRFLLTKGKADPNKERLQGLVVPIVLAAALGNVRIAEVLLENGANPNHMIRSGETPLHVAAKEGNASVIAVLLHHKADVDRQDDNGNTPLINAAANDHLRCIDLLMKAGADATVKKHMGCDSWYFALQSENDEVLQIVCKHARNFKIPHLTAAKLGRDHKIKVLYKSGFNIKEVDDDSNSLVHYAACFDQHHVIAGFHSYVDINMVNKKGNTALHIACLKGHVQSIQTLIDVKAKADIENKDGQIALHVAATSPNTTPEIAKLLVEYTIKSHAWECLNSIDKNRDNALHLAAENAQPDVLWEFRFVRFKDVDHKGHTPLHDAVRKGHPEVLETMLDIFESMQRDADINTPNSRKETVLHFVASEGFQQSVSRIIFLGGDLAAQDINGNTVLHRLVLESTGPRVNNHCNPTEMLDTIFNSVVRWWCMRNGRQIPNQADENYLEYKRDAIFHLLYDVKNNKRLCVLGLACYQAAHEILSELMQIDGVTSFREENSTLYDVTYFTPKTSLSLKKPLLSKQSQVTQSPATLPGSVRKFSLGNQKSSSFLQNLVTHPNKQNGARVLNIPPLKKMEEMFKTICMVTYLTMMGLHIAYMSVFSYASITALGMLRNNKDNDTDVPHKDLILVYLWVPLEPLIFILYIVISVIRTIKRGDRLKSLSWKVIISFLIFSILTIIWVFLIGYRNTNNDYVLAVVLCFGWLSTVAFTGGIKGIHYFWRMLKNMIVRDIFRFVVFYAIVLFAFSFAFHAVFQISQTIVDIYPTPGDTLFMVFNLMIGMAELFDDDYKTGMESVGRSALYSKVLYMFYIVLSTIILLNLLIAMMNDSYSSILAQERVIWRIDAVDIGIKLEKTVPWLTNPFNWLEKKTVGEETSGNISERWYVRVIDGEMETIEKKHETSMAEYIKIELDQQVKSIDKRVIGLEKNVKETHRKLEETTCKLDKIIDYFSRKKEKKERKKKKKVES, encoded by the exons ATGGACGAATTAGAGGACACCTCTGTTGCATTCAAACCGAGGCGCCAagtaacatcaaatatatcagctGGTTCAGCGTCGGAAGATGGAGACTATAAAGCTCTCAATGAAAAGCGAAAG CTTCTGGCAAGAAATAGACAAAGCTTTGATATTACGATTATTGAAGACTCTGAAACTACAACAAAAAATGCACCTCAAACTCCGATTTTAACTCGAAAATCATCTATTTTAGACACACAATATGAAGATTTCAGgaataaattatttcattctGTATCTACCGGAAATGTTGGTGACGTTACACAGTCCTTGACGTCACTTCCTGCTGCCGTGTCTGTAGCAGACGTCTACCTTCTGGAACCTGTCACTGACAAAAATATCCTTCATGTCGCTTTGGAAAATAAACAAAGTGCCATGGCAAAACATattattgaaaactgtaccGTAGATCTACTTAAACAGCGTTACAAAGGTGAAAAGGATTACAAAACCGCCTTGCATTTGATAACTGAGATCAATGAATTTGGGCTCGCTAAACTTTTGCTTGAAAAGCTTCGAACTAAAAACGCTAAAATTGATGCAATTAAAGCTGAAACAACCGTTGAGGTCGTAGGTCAACGTCCAAGAAGTCTTTCCTCTTTTCATTTGGCCGCATTCCTAGGTCTTACCGGTCTCGTTAGATTGTACGTTGAGACAGGAATTGATATCAACTTTAGAAATTCAAAACGAGATACAGCTCTTTTGTGGGCATCGCGATGGGGTCACTTAGAAACCGTAAGCTATTTATTGGATCTAAAAGCTGACTGTATGCTAGAGAATGATAAAAATTCTACTGCTCTACACTGGGCAGTACGATACGAACATATTGATGTTGTACGTTTTCTTTTAACCAAAGGCAAAGCGGATCCAAACAAAGAGAGATTACAAGGTTTGGTTGTGCCAATAGTACTGGCTGCTGCTTTAGGAAATGTTAGGATTGCCGAAGTTTTACTAGAGAATGGTGCAAATCCAAATCACATGATACGTAGCGGAGAAACACCACTCCATGTTGCCGCCAAAGAAGGCAATGCATCAGTTATAGCCGTTTTATTACATCATAAAGCAGACGTGGACCGCCAAGATGACAATGGAAACACTCCACTTATCAATGCTGCGGCAAACGATCATCTTAGATGTATCGATCTGCTTATGAAAGCAGGTGCTGATGCGACAGTAAAAAAACATATGGGATGCGATTCTTGGTATTTTGCATTACAAAGTGAAAATGATGAAGTCTTACAGATAGTGTGTAAACATGCAAGAAACTTCAAAATTCCTCACTTAACAGCCGCAAAATTGGGTAGAGATCACAAAATCAAGGTCTTATATAAATCTGGCTTCAACATTAAAGAGGTGGACGACGACAGTAATTCCCTCGTGCATTATGCTGCTTGTTTCGATCAACATCATGTCATAGCGGGGTTTCATTCATATGTTGACATAAACATGGTCAACAAAAAAGGAAATACTGCACTACATATAGCTTGCTTGAAAGGACATGTCCAGTCCATACAAACGCTAATAGATGTAAAAGCTAAGGCagatatagaaaataaagatGGTCAAATTGCTTTACACGTGGCTGCAACAAGTCCTAATACAACACCGGAAATTGCTAAATTATTAGTTGAATACACCATAAAATCGCATGCATGGGAATGTCTTAACTCTATTGACAAAAACCGAGATAATGCACTACATCTTGCAGCCGAAAATGCTCAGCCAGACGTTCTTTGGGAATTCAGATTTGTACGTTTCAAGGATGTTGATCACAAAGGTCACACACCATTGCACGATGCCGTAAGAAAAGGTCACCCTGAAGTTCTTGAAACCATGTTGGATATTTTTGAATCGATGCAACGTGATGCGGATATCAATACGCCAAATAGTCGAAAAGAAACGgttttacattttgtagctTCAGAGGGATTTCAGCAAAGCGTAAGTCGAATCATTTTCCTTGGAGGTGATTTAGCTGCACAAGATATTAATGGAAATACTGTTCTTCACCGTTTAGTTCTTGAGTCTACGGGGCCCCGAGTCAATAATCATTGCAACCCGACTGAAATGCTTGACACTATTTTTAACAGTGTTGTCCGGTGGTGGTGTATGCGTAATGGTCGTCAAATACCGAATCAAGCAGACGAAAATTATTTGGAATACAAACGTGATGCTATCTTTCACTTACTTTATGATGTAAAGAACAACAAACGCTTGTGTGTTCTCGGATTGGCTTGTTATCAAGCAGCTCATGAAATTCTTTCAGAGTTGATGCAGATAGACGGTGTCACTTCGTTCCGAGAAGAAAATTCTACCCTGTATGATGTCACATATTTCACACCAAAGACAAGTCTTTCATTGAAAAAACCTTTATTAAGTAAACAGTCACAAGTAACACAATCCCCTGCAACTTTGCCAGGCTCGGTTAGGAAGTTCTCTCTTGGGAATCAAAAGTCCTCGTCTTTTTTACAGAATCTCGTTACTCATCCTAATAAACAAAATGGTGCCAGAGTATTAAATATCCCACCACTAAAGAAAATGGAGgaaatgttcaaaacaatttGTATGGTTACATATCTTACAATGATGGGGTTGCACATCGCATACATGAGTGTCTTCAGTTACGCCAGCATTACCGCTCTTGGAATGCTCAGAAATAATAAAGATAATGATACAGATGTACCACATAAGGATCTAATTCTTGTTTATCTTTGGGTACCTCTGGAGccattgatttttatattgtacattgTAATATCTGTTATCAGAACGATTAAACGTGGAGATAGACTGAAGTCGTTGTCATGGAAAGTGAttatttcatttcttattttttctattcTGACAATCATATGGGTCTTTCTCATTGGCTATAGAAATACAAACAACGATTATGTGCTTGCTGTCGTCCTATGTTTTGGATGGTTGTCAACCGTTGCATTCACAGGTGGCATCAAAGGCATTCATTATTTCTGGCGCATGCTAAAAAATATGATCGTAAGGGACATCTTTCGGTTCGTGGTATTCTACGCAATAGTTTTGTTTGCGTTTTCATTTGCATTTCATGCAGTCTTCCAAATATCACAGACAATTGTAGATATCTATCCGACACCCGGAGATACATTATTCATGGTATTCAATTTAATGATCGGAATGGCCGAACTGTTTGATGATGATTACAAAACTGGAATGGAATCTGTAGGCAGATCTGCCTTATACAGCAAGGTCCTCTATATGTTTTACATCGTATTATCAACTATCATTCTTTTGAACCTTCTTATAGCCATGATGAATGATTCATACTCAAGTATTTTAGCCCAGGAGAGAGTGATCTGGCGAATAGATGCCGTTGATATAGGAATTAAACTCGAAAAGACGGTCCCTTGGCTTACCAATCCTTTTAATTGGCTCGAAAAAAAGACTGTCGGCGAGGAAACCTCTGGCAATATTAGTGAGCGGTGGTACGTCCGAGTCATAGATGGTGAGATGGAAACAATCGAGAAAAAACACGAAACCTCTATGgctgaatatataaaaattgaactCGACCAACAAGTTAAAAGCATAGATAAACGTGTTATCggacttgaaaaaaatgtaaaagaaacacACAGAAAATTAGAAGAAACAACATGTAAACTGGATAAGATTATTGACTATTTTTCgcgaaaaaaagaaaagaaagaaagaaaaaagaaaaaaaaagttgaaagttAA